From the Flavimarina sp. Hel_I_48 genome, one window contains:
- a CDS encoding MlaD family protein, which produces MKLSKEVKTGLLAIVAIALLIFGYSFLKGENLFSEDRTFYAIYDDVEGLAPSSNVTINGLEVGKVISINFAGNSGNLLVTFNLKNDFPFSRNSNAEIYGGGLIGGKSLAIIPKYDNGELAKSGDTLKGTIDEGIFELVNDRLSPLQKKVESVIGQTDSVLVSVNDVLDTDTRENLRNAIASLTQTAATFSSASQSLNGLLTDNRSKLNRTFTNLDQMSANFKSISDSVSQLEIGQLTNNMQKVIADFEQVSSKLNSTEGTAGKLINDDQLYNNLELATKQMQELMQDIKLNPKRYVHFSVFGKNPGPYEKPEDSLK; this is translated from the coding sequence TTGAAGTTATCTAAAGAAGTAAAAACGGGCTTGTTAGCCATAGTTGCCATTGCCCTGCTTATTTTTGGTTATAGTTTTCTAAAAGGGGAAAACCTATTTAGCGAGGACCGAACCTTTTATGCTATTTATGATGATGTAGAAGGGCTTGCACCATCTTCAAATGTTACCATTAATGGACTCGAAGTAGGCAAGGTTATATCAATAAATTTTGCAGGAAATTCTGGCAATCTGCTGGTTACCTTTAATCTTAAGAATGATTTTCCATTTTCAAGAAATAGCAATGCGGAAATTTATGGTGGTGGTCTCATAGGCGGTAAATCACTGGCTATTATACCTAAATACGACAATGGCGAGTTGGCAAAATCAGGAGACACTTTGAAAGGTACGATAGATGAAGGGATCTTTGAACTTGTAAATGACAGATTAAGCCCATTACAGAAAAAGGTTGAATCAGTAATCGGTCAAACGGATTCTGTACTTGTTTCCGTTAATGACGTCCTTGACACAGATACACGGGAGAATCTGCGTAATGCAATTGCAAGCCTAACCCAAACTGCGGCAACTTTCAGTAGCGCTTCTCAATCATTGAATGGCCTTCTTACCGATAACCGTTCTAAACTTAACCGGACTTTTACCAATCTGGATCAAATGTCTGCCAACTTCAAAAGCATAAGTGATAGTGTTTCTCAATTAGAGATAGGGCAGCTTACAAACAATATGCAGAAAGTAATTGCTGATTTTGAGCAGGTTTCTTCAAAATTGAACAGTACGGAAGGAACTGCCGGTAAATTGATCAATGACGATCAATTGTATAATAATCTGGAACTTGCGACTAAACAAATGCAGGAATTAATGCAGGATATCAAACTAAACCCAAAACGTTACGTACATTTCTCTGTATTTGGCAAAAATCCTGGTCCTTACGAAAAACCAGAAGATTCCCTGAAATAA
- a CDS encoding N-acetylglucosamine kinase — protein sequence MILVVDSGSTKTDWIALSEDGEQIFQTQTFGLNPQVLSNEILTERIINNYELYKHRHEVTQLYFYGAGCGTEKPKESLREVFKDFFDKVNKPEIMEDTYAALYATTQREEPSIVCIIGTGSNCSMFNGENIEQKVTSLGYILMDDGSGNYYGRQLLRDFHFNKIPKDLAYEFAKEFDLTAESIKTHLYKMPNPNTYLAQFAKFLITNKEHEYCQKLIRKGLKLFIEHQILQFDNAHKVPVHFVGSIAFYLQEELKQLLKEYDLQIGKVLKRPIEGLVKYHKSYMMVK from the coding sequence ATGATTTTAGTAGTTGATAGTGGCTCCACAAAGACAGACTGGATCGCGCTTAGTGAGGATGGGGAACAAATTTTCCAGACACAAACCTTTGGACTCAACCCCCAGGTACTTTCCAACGAAATTCTCACAGAACGTATCATCAATAATTATGAACTCTACAAGCACAGGCATGAAGTAACACAACTTTACTTTTATGGTGCTGGTTGTGGTACTGAAAAGCCTAAAGAATCCTTACGTGAGGTATTCAAGGATTTCTTTGATAAAGTGAATAAGCCTGAGATCATGGAAGATACCTATGCAGCGCTTTACGCGACTACGCAAAGGGAAGAACCCAGCATTGTCTGTATCATAGGCACAGGATCTAATTGCAGTATGTTCAACGGGGAGAACATTGAACAAAAAGTAACGTCACTGGGTTACATTTTAATGGATGACGGTAGTGGCAACTATTACGGCCGCCAGCTATTGAGGGATTTTCACTTCAACAAAATACCAAAAGATTTGGCTTATGAATTTGCCAAAGAATTTGATCTTACCGCTGAGAGCATAAAAACGCATTTGTATAAAATGCCAAACCCTAATACTTATCTTGCTCAGTTTGCGAAGTTCCTTATCACGAATAAAGAACACGAATACTGTCAAAAGCTTATAAGAAAAGGGTTGAAATTATTTATTGAACACCAGATTTTACAGTTTGATAATGCGCATAAGGTACCTGTACATTTTGTAGGTTCAATCGCTTTTTATCTTCAGGAAGAACTTAAACAACTTCTTAAAGAGTACGATCTGCAAATAGGAAAAGTACTTAAGCGCCCTATTGAAGGTCTTGTGAAATATCACAAGAGTTACATGATGGTTAAATAA
- the gap gene encoding type I glyceraldehyde-3-phosphate dehydrogenase, whose product MANLKIGINGFGRIGRIVFRATLKRDNVDVVAINDLLDVEHLAYLLKYDSVHGRFDGTVEVQDGHLVVDGKKVRVTAERDPKNLKWNDVNVDVVAECTGIFTTTETANQHIEAGAKKVVISAPSKDVPMFVMGVNHKDIKADQKIVSNASCTTNCLAPLAKVLNDNWGIEEALMTTIHASTASQFTVDSPAKKNYRMGRSALANIIPTTTGAAVAVTKVIPSLEGKLTGMAFRVPTPDVSVVDLTVRLSKETSLAEINKAFKAASEGEMKGVLGYTEEAVVSQDFVSDPRTSILDADSGIELNPKFFKLVSWYDNEFGYSNKLVDLAEYVNSL is encoded by the coding sequence ATGGCAAATTTGAAAATTGGAATAAATGGATTTGGACGTATAGGGCGAATCGTTTTCAGGGCAACATTGAAGCGTGATAACGTAGATGTAGTTGCAATAAACGATCTTCTTGACGTAGAACACCTTGCCTATTTATTAAAATATGATTCTGTTCATGGAAGATTTGACGGTACTGTAGAAGTACAGGACGGTCACCTTGTTGTAGACGGAAAAAAAGTACGCGTAACCGCAGAAAGAGATCCTAAAAACCTTAAATGGAACGACGTAAATGTTGACGTTGTTGCAGAATGTACCGGTATTTTTACTACTACCGAAACAGCAAATCAACATATTGAAGCTGGCGCTAAAAAAGTAGTGATCTCCGCTCCATCTAAAGATGTACCTATGTTTGTTATGGGTGTAAACCATAAAGACATCAAAGCAGATCAGAAAATAGTTTCTAACGCATCTTGTACCACAAACTGTCTCGCACCTTTAGCTAAGGTACTTAATGACAACTGGGGTATTGAAGAAGCACTTATGACTACTATTCACGCGTCTACTGCAAGCCAATTTACCGTAGATAGCCCGGCCAAGAAAAATTACCGTATGGGCCGTAGCGCACTCGCCAACATTATCCCTACCACTACTGGTGCTGCTGTCGCAGTAACTAAGGTAATCCCTTCCCTTGAAGGAAAACTCACCGGTATGGCTTTCCGTGTTCCTACTCCAGACGTTTCTGTAGTAGATTTGACCGTACGCTTGAGCAAAGAAACTTCTCTAGCTGAAATCAACAAAGCATTTAAAGCGGCTTCAGAAGGAGAGATGAAAGGCGTTCTTGGTTATACTGAGGAAGCTGTGGTATCTCAGGATTTTGTGAGCGATCCACGCACCAGTATACTTGACGCTGATAGCGGTATCGAGTTGAACCCTAAATTCTTTAAGCTTGTATCATGGTATGACAATGAGTTTGGTTACTCTAACAAACTTGTTGACCTTGCTGAATATGTGAATTCTTTATAG
- the pfkA gene encoding 6-phosphofructokinase: MSKKIKKIGVMTSGGDSPGMNAAVRSVVRTCAYHKLECVGIYRGYEGLIEGAFEPMNARSVRDIINRGGTILKSARSKEFRTKEGRQKAYDNLIKHEIDAMVLIGGDGTFTGGLIFEEEFNFPCIGIPGTIDNDIRGTDRTLGYDTALNTAVEAIDKIRDTASSHNRLFFIEVMGRDVGHIALNAGVGGGAEEILIPEANMGIERLVESLTRSGASGKTSSLVVVAEGDKTGKSVFELKDYVDNNLEGYDVRVAVLGHLQRGGSPSCYDRVLASRMGVKAVESLMEGKSSYMVGTQHDKMVLYPLEQAIKSGSDINQELIRVSEIMTT, encoded by the coding sequence ATGAGCAAAAAAATTAAAAAAATCGGAGTGATGACTTCCGGAGGTGATTCTCCAGGAATGAATGCTGCCGTGCGATCTGTAGTGCGTACCTGCGCCTATCATAAATTAGAATGTGTTGGGATTTATAGAGGTTATGAAGGGCTGATAGAAGGCGCTTTTGAACCTATGAATGCCCGTAGTGTTCGGGATATCATAAATCGCGGCGGCACCATTTTAAAGTCTGCCCGTTCAAAAGAATTCAGGACAAAAGAAGGACGCCAGAAAGCCTATGATAACCTCATCAAGCACGAGATAGATGCTATGGTGCTCATAGGAGGCGACGGTACTTTTACAGGTGGATTAATCTTCGAGGAAGAATTTAATTTTCCCTGCATTGGTATTCCGGGAACCATAGACAACGACATACGTGGAACAGACCGAACTTTAGGTTATGATACGGCACTCAATACGGCTGTAGAAGCTATAGATAAGATTCGGGATACCGCAAGCTCGCATAACCGCCTTTTCTTTATAGAAGTTATGGGACGCGATGTGGGTCATATTGCACTCAACGCCGGTGTAGGTGGCGGTGCGGAAGAAATACTGATCCCAGAAGCAAATATGGGCATAGAACGCCTGGTTGAATCACTTACCCGTAGTGGTGCAAGTGGCAAAACCTCAAGTCTTGTCGTGGTTGCAGAAGGTGATAAAACAGGTAAAAGTGTTTTTGAACTTAAAGATTATGTAGACAATAATCTGGAAGGCTATGATGTACGTGTTGCCGTTTTAGGTCACCTACAACGCGGTGGTTCACCAAGTTGTTATGACCGTGTACTGGCGAGCCGTATGGGCGTGAAAGCCGTAGAATCCCTTATGGAAGGCAAAAGCAGCTATATGGTGGGCACCCAGCACGATAAGATGGTACTTTACCCACTGGAACAGGCTATAAAAAGCGGTTCTGATATTAACCAAGAATTGATACGTGTGTCTGAAATAATGACCACTTAA
- a CDS encoding RidA family protein encodes MKKIITTKNAPAPIGPYNQAILSENTLYISGQIPVDPATGELVSGDIAKETDQVMLNLKAILEEANMDFENVVKSSIFLSDMANFGAVNTVYATYFNEKTAPARETVEVSNLPKYVNVEISMIAVAF; translated from the coding sequence ATGAAAAAAATAATTACCACAAAGAACGCTCCTGCTCCCATAGGACCTTATAATCAGGCAATTTTATCAGAAAACACGCTATATATCAGTGGACAAATTCCCGTTGATCCTGCAACAGGTGAACTTGTGAGCGGCGATATTGCAAAAGAAACAGATCAAGTGATGCTTAATCTAAAAGCAATTCTTGAAGAGGCAAATATGGATTTTGAAAATGTGGTAAAAAGCTCTATTTTCTTGAGTGATATGGCCAATTTTGGGGCTGTAAACACCGTTTATGCCACCTATTTTAATGAAAAAACCGCTCCTGCTAGAGAAACGGTTGAAGTATCAAATTTGCCAAAATACGTAAATGTTGAAATATCTATGATAGCCGTGGCTTTTTGA
- a CDS encoding putative LPS assembly protein LptD, whose translation MAIHLLPDIITKIVLIALQTNYLTVLFILVFGLFCSPVLSAQDLPQSESNTIKPVDTVITPQRPIIAPLFVPAGQKKPLAAQDSVKTDSIKEPLSAIVDYKAADYARFNRKTNKLYLYNNAEVNYTNVNITAGEIVVDNTTNTVFAKGIIDSSGAYTQGPVFVQANSTVEPDSIVFNFKTEKARVFGSRTQQGEFYVINELSKRVNDSVVFMKNVKFTTSKNLEDPEYYFYARRVKFVPGKKIVTGLVNMFIADVPTPLGVPFAYFPMEQETSVSGFILPSPGEDSNRGYFLQNGGYYFALSDYFDLTMQGDYYTNGSYGLRGTTTYRKRYSFNGNLRVTFDKLVNSERGLPDYSVANNYNIAWSHSQDAKASPNSRFSASVNLGSSDFYRQSININNIGNRLQNTLSSSISYSRTFQSVPQVNLSLTANHSQSTSTGVINMTLPTLQVNVDRIYPFAPSSGSKKGIIQNINLNYSGTGANRFTTTDDEFFTAKMFKEAETGIRHNIPITTNFKLFNYFSVSASSNFQESWVFETVERSYDEVAREVVEDTISGFDAFRTYNFSTSMGTTVYGQFNFGDDKKIQAIRHTIKPSVSFSYNPAFDQYYETYLAPEANDPDGALTREVEYSRFDGGFYGAPSNFRSSGLSFSVNNNIEAKVRDKDSTALEPKKITLLNNLSVSANYNFLADSLKLSPLRVSGTIPIIESKLSVNFNMTLDPYALNNNNQRVDKLNIENGGSLFRLTNASANFGYAFSSKNFTKKTENENRDENETFRNGGRPDALFGKSIDNINGEFYEDEEPEPDEDEEQELYNYTLPWNLRVNYNVNYGNLTRQNMITSHAMNFSGDVELGERWFIGASSGIDLTDGRFTPTQLRFRRDLESFNMTFSWTPFGTYKSYNFFIGIKSSALSDLKYEQRRPPDRQL comes from the coding sequence TTGGCAATTCATTTATTGCCAGATATAATTACAAAAATAGTATTAATCGCATTGCAAACAAATTACTTAACCGTTCTGTTTATACTGGTATTTGGACTGTTCTGTTCGCCTGTTTTAAGCGCTCAAGATCTTCCGCAGTCCGAATCCAATACGATTAAGCCTGTAGATACGGTAATTACACCACAAAGACCAATAATTGCGCCACTTTTTGTGCCTGCTGGTCAAAAAAAGCCCCTGGCTGCTCAGGATAGTGTCAAAACAGATAGTATTAAAGAGCCGCTTTCTGCTATCGTAGATTATAAAGCCGCAGATTATGCGCGTTTTAATAGAAAGACAAATAAATTGTATCTCTACAACAATGCTGAGGTAAATTACACAAACGTAAACATAACTGCGGGTGAGATCGTGGTTGATAATACGACTAATACCGTTTTTGCAAAAGGTATAATTGATAGTTCTGGGGCTTATACCCAGGGTCCCGTTTTTGTACAGGCCAATAGTACCGTAGAGCCAGATTCCATTGTATTCAATTTTAAAACGGAAAAAGCCAGGGTTTTCGGTTCGCGTACACAACAGGGAGAGTTCTATGTGATCAATGAATTGAGCAAGCGGGTGAATGACTCGGTCGTATTTATGAAAAACGTGAAGTTCACCACAAGTAAAAATCTTGAAGATCCTGAATATTACTTCTATGCGCGGCGCGTAAAATTTGTGCCGGGCAAAAAAATCGTTACCGGGCTGGTTAACATGTTTATTGCAGATGTGCCTACGCCGTTGGGTGTTCCTTTTGCGTATTTTCCTATGGAACAAGAGACCAGCGTTTCAGGATTTATTTTGCCTTCTCCCGGTGAGGACAGTAACAGGGGCTATTTTTTACAGAACGGAGGTTATTATTTCGCGTTAAGCGATTATTTTGACCTTACCATGCAAGGGGATTACTATACTAATGGAAGTTATGGTTTACGCGGGACCACAACCTATAGAAAGCGTTACAGTTTCAATGGGAATTTGCGTGTGACCTTTGATAAATTAGTAAATAGTGAGCGTGGGCTGCCAGATTATAGCGTTGCCAATAATTACAATATTGCCTGGAGTCACAGTCAAGATGCAAAAGCCAGTCCCAACTCCAGGTTTTCTGCCTCTGTAAACCTGGGGAGCAGTGATTTCTATCGCCAGTCCATAAATATCAACAACATAGGAAACCGGCTACAAAATACCTTAAGCTCTTCTATATCATATTCCAGGACCTTTCAGAGCGTGCCTCAGGTAAACCTCTCTCTTACTGCTAATCATTCGCAAAGTACTTCTACCGGCGTCATTAATATGACCTTGCCCACATTGCAGGTAAACGTAGACCGTATTTATCCCTTTGCCCCTTCTTCCGGAAGCAAAAAAGGGATTATCCAAAATATAAACCTGAACTACTCAGGAACGGGAGCCAATAGGTTCACGACCACCGATGACGAATTTTTTACGGCAAAAATGTTCAAAGAGGCAGAAACCGGCATTCGGCATAATATTCCTATTACGACCAACTTTAAACTTTTTAATTATTTTAGTGTTTCGGCAAGTTCAAATTTTCAGGAATCCTGGGTTTTTGAGACCGTTGAGCGGAGTTATGATGAGGTGGCCCGCGAGGTTGTGGAAGATACCATAAGTGGTTTTGATGCCTTTAGGACTTACAATTTTAGCACAAGTATGGGAACGACTGTTTATGGGCAGTTCAACTTTGGCGATGATAAAAAAATCCAGGCCATACGACATACCATAAAACCCAGCGTATCCTTTAGCTACAACCCGGCTTTTGATCAGTATTACGAAACCTATCTTGCGCCAGAAGCGAATGATCCCGATGGAGCGCTTACCCGTGAGGTCGAATATTCCCGTTTTGACGGTGGTTTTTACGGGGCGCCCAGTAATTTTCGCTCCAGCGGCTTGAGTTTTTCGGTAAATAATAATATTGAAGCTAAGGTACGGGATAAGGACAGCACTGCGCTGGAGCCGAAAAAAATAACGTTGCTCAACAACCTTTCGGTTTCTGCAAATTATAATTTTCTTGCAGATAGTTTAAAATTAAGTCCGTTGCGGGTAAGCGGTACGATCCCTATTATTGAAAGCAAGTTGAGCGTAAACTTCAACATGACCTTAGACCCCTACGCACTCAACAACAATAACCAGCGTGTTGATAAGCTCAACATCGAAAACGGTGGAAGCCTTTTTAGGCTTACGAATGCAAGTGCGAATTTTGGCTACGCATTTTCCAGTAAAAATTTCACCAAAAAGACCGAAAACGAAAACCGGGATGAAAACGAAACGTTTAGAAACGGGGGGAGACCAGATGCGCTTTTCGGAAAAAGTATAGATAATATCAATGGTGAGTTTTATGAAGATGAAGAGCCAGAACCTGATGAAGATGAAGAGCAGGAACTTTATAATTACACGCTACCGTGGAATTTGCGAGTAAATTACAATGTGAATTATGGTAATTTGACCAGGCAAAACATGATTACTTCCCATGCCATGAACTTTAGTGGCGATGTGGAGTTAGGGGAGCGGTGGTTTATAGGGGCATCTTCGGGAATTGACCTTACTGATGGTAGATTTACACCTACGCAGTTGCGTTTTCGCCGGGACCTGGAGAGTTTTAATATGACTTTTAGCTGGACGCCTTTCGGTACCTATAAATCTTACAACTTCTTTATAGGTATAAAATCAAGTGCATTGAGCGATCTTAAATATGAGCAACGCAGGCCCCCAGATCGCCAATTATAG
- a CDS encoding N-acetylmuramoyl-L-alanine amidase: MRTKSTYILVFLTYLVFASSFTHVPVPPKDKFIVVLDAGHGGHDPGKQTRSGLREKDIALKITLDVGRELEKNSAIEVIYTRKKDEFIDLEERGAIANRAKADLFVSIHCNAHSSQASGAETYVLGLHRNQTNFEVAKSENSVIFLESNYEEKYSQYDVNSPESVIGLTLMQEEYLEQSIYLAGLVQDNFRQKLKRQDRSVKQAGFIVLHQTIMPSVLIETGFITNTSEGKFLSTSSGQSAIANAIADAVVDYEEHVGVNELLGISSTEPVAEVSDVIYKDVTFKVQLAASGNNIATRAYNFKGLEEVTKNKEGRLYKYYYGATSNYTEINNKLTKAKEKGFSTAYIVCFKNGIKTPVEDILN, from the coding sequence ATGAGAACGAAGTCTACCTACATTCTAGTATTTTTAACCTACCTGGTTTTTGCAAGTTCTTTTACGCACGTGCCAGTTCCACCAAAAGATAAATTTATAGTGGTGCTTGATGCTGGCCACGGTGGTCATGATCCCGGTAAACAAACGAGATCAGGGCTGCGTGAAAAAGATATAGCCCTTAAGATTACCCTTGATGTGGGTCGCGAACTGGAGAAAAACAGTGCCATTGAAGTAATATACACGCGCAAAAAAGATGAATTTATTGATCTTGAAGAACGTGGCGCTATTGCGAACCGTGCAAAGGCAGATCTTTTTGTATCCATTCATTGCAATGCGCATTCCTCACAAGCAAGCGGCGCAGAAACCTATGTGCTGGGACTACACAGGAACCAGACCAACTTTGAAGTGGCTAAATCAGAGAACTCGGTTATCTTTTTAGAATCCAATTATGAGGAAAAGTATTCCCAGTACGATGTGAATTCCCCAGAATCTGTAATAGGACTCACCCTTATGCAGGAAGAATACCTGGAACAGAGTATTTATCTGGCAGGTCTTGTTCAGGATAATTTTCGCCAAAAGCTAAAAAGACAGGACCGCAGTGTAAAGCAAGCCGGTTTTATCGTTTTGCACCAGACCATAATGCCAAGTGTGCTCATAGAAACGGGTTTTATCACCAATACTTCCGAAGGAAAATTCTTGAGCACTTCAAGTGGTCAAAGTGCCATTGCAAATGCTATTGCTGATGCCGTTGTAGATTACGAGGAACATGTAGGCGTCAATGAACTGCTGGGAATCTCTTCTACCGAACCCGTTGCAGAAGTAAGCGATGTCATTTACAAAGATGTTACCTTTAAAGTACAACTTGCCGCCAGTGGCAACAATATTGCCACAAGAGCATATAATTTTAAGGGCCTGGAAGAGGTTACCAAAAATAAAGAAGGGAGGCTCTACAAATATTATTATGGCGCTACCTCAAATTATACAGAGATCAATAATAAGCTCACAAAAGCGAAAGAAAAGGGTTTTTCTACCGCTTATATTGTATGTTTTAAAAATGGTATAAAAACTCCCGTGGAGGATATCTTAAATTAA